A genomic stretch from Halococcus saccharolyticus DSM 5350 includes:
- a CDS encoding DUF4870 domain-containing protein: protein MASNTQDIDTESETAITTGETESGLDENVAGALSYLFGLVSGLIFYLIEQDNPFVRFHAAQSMVLSGLLFVVYVALSIVGTVVSSVLFTSTSTFFVGSIISLVIGLIWLVLTLGTFALWVYLMVRAYQGKTQRVPIAAGIADNLV, encoded by the coding sequence ATGGCAAGCAACACCCAAGACATCGACACCGAAAGCGAAACCGCGATCACAACCGGGGAAACCGAATCAGGACTCGACGAGAACGTGGCCGGGGCGCTGTCGTATCTGTTCGGTCTCGTCTCGGGACTGATCTTTTACTTGATCGAGCAGGACAACCCCTTCGTTCGCTTCCACGCAGCCCAGAGCATGGTACTCTCTGGACTGTTGTTCGTGGTGTACGTCGCGTTGAGCATCGTCGGAACGGTCGTTTCGAGCGTTCTGTTCACGAGCACGAGCACCTTCTTCGTCGGGAGCATCATTTCGCTGGTGATCGGGTTGATCTGGCTGGTACTCACGCTCGGCACGTTCGCGCTCTGGGTCTACCTGATGGTTCGCGCCTATCAGGGCAAGACCCAACGGGTGCCGATCGCGGCGGGCATCGCGGACAACCTCGTCTGA